TTCAAAATATTTGGTCTTTTCGGGGATAATTGCTAACTTTACACATGATTTCAGTAACCAACATTTAAGACCCGTAATATGACAATTAATGATAATAACAATTATTGCGTAATATTGGCAGGAGGTAAGGGTAGAAGATTGTGGCCATGCAGCCGCAGCAACTATCCCAAACAGTTCATCGACTTCTTTGGAGTAGGTAGAACCCAGTTGCAGCAAACTTTCGATCGTATGGCGAAGATAGTGCCAGCCGACCATATTTATATCAATACCAACGAGGAATATGTGAATCTGGTGAAGGAGCAGTTGCCAGAGGTATCTGCCGACAACATCCTGGCAGAACCTATCCATCGCAACACGGCACCTAGCATGGCTTGGGCCAACCATCGCATCTCGATGATGAACCCGGATGCCTGTGTCATCACCACACCTTCCGACCAGGCCATCTTCAACGAGGAGGCTTTCCGCGAGAATGTATTTGAGGGCTTGGCTTTCGTAGCCGAGAACAACCATTTCCTGACTATGGGTGTGAAGCCTACCCGCCCTGAACCAGGATACGGATACATTCAGATGGGCGATGTCTGCAGCGACAACATCTATCATGTGCAGTCGTTTACCGAGAAGCCTGAGCGTGATTTCGCCAAGATCTTCATGGAGAGTGGCGAGTTCTATTGGAACACGGGCCTCTTCCTGAGCAATGTAAGTTATCTGCGTGAGTGCTTCTGCAAGATATTGCCACCGGTGCTCCGTGACTACGACAAAAAGTATCCTGAGTTCAGCGTGGAGACGGAGAATGCCTACATGAAGGAGAGCTTCTCTTCTTATCCCAACATCTCTGTGGATTTCGGTATTCTGGAAAAACCGTCTAATGTCTGCGTGATGAGATGCGACTTCGGATGGGCCGACCTGGGCACCTGGCACAGCATCTACGAGGCGATGCAGAAAGGTGAGGGCGACAATGTGATAGTAGACAGCGATGTGCTGATGGAGAACTGCAGCAACACGGTGGTCAAGGTGCCAAAGGGCAAGCTTGCCGTGCTGAACGGCCTCGATGGTTTCATCGTAGCCGAGAGTGACAATGTGCTCCTGGTATGCAAGAAAGAAGACTCTTCTGCCCTGGTTCGCAAATATGTGAACGAGATACAGATGAAGAAGGGCGATGAGTTTGTTTAAGTAAGAACGTATGGAATATAGATAGAAAAAGAGCTGCGAATATGCTTCGCAGCTCTTTTTCTGTTTGAAACTTCTTGAATTTAAAGTTTCTTGAATTCTGTATAAATCTTGTCGGCGATTTCCTTGAACTCCTCTTCTGAGAGCTTGAGGTGCTCCTTGCGGAAGTTCACGTCGGCCTCGCTGTTCATAGGGATGAGATGGATGTGGGCATGAGGAACCTCCAGACCCAAAACCACCTGAGCTACCTTCTTGCATGGGAAGGCTGCCTTGATGGCCTTAGCCACTTTTTTGGCGAATACCTCAAATTCAGCCAGGTCTGCATCCTCCATATCGAAGATGTAATCCACCTCCTTGCGAGGAATCACCAGAGTATGACCTTTGCCGATAGGGCTAATGTCGAGGAAAGCATAGAACTTGTCGCTTTCTGCACACTTGTAGCTAGGAATCTCTCCTGCTGCAATTTTTGAAAAAATGCTTGCCATAATCGCTAATCAATTTATAATTAATAATTTAGAATTTACAATTTATCTTTCTTGACTTATCTTGGGGGCTTACATATAACATAAAAGGAACCGTCATACGGGCATCGCTGCCAATATGATAGTTCCTTTTATTCCGTTTTATTCAAATGAAATCTTGTCGATGCGAAGATTGATGGTACCGCGAGGAATCTTGATCTCCGCAATCTCACCTACCTTCTTGTTGAGCAATCCCTGAGCAATAGGGGTCTTGATGGAAATCTTGCCTTCCTTCAGGTTTGCCTCGCTCTCGCTCACGATGGTATAGGTCATCTTTGCCTTGTTAGCCATGTTGGTCATCTCTACCTTCGACATAATCTGCACGCAGTCGGTGCTGAGCTGCTTGGTGTCGATGATCTTAGCCTCGGCAATGGTGAGCTTGATGCGGTTGATCTTATCTTCTAGATGAGCCTGTGCCTCCTTGGCGGCATCATACTCTGAATTCTCACTTAAATCACCCTTGTCGCGGGCTTCAGCAATTGCGGCTGATGCCTTAGGGCGCTCTACAGATACGAGCTCTTTCAGCTCAGCTACGAGTTTGTCGTAGCCTTCTTGTGACATGTAAGCCATAATTTTTCCTGTTGTTTATATGTTATTAATAATAGGGTTGCAAAAGGCATAAAAAAATAAAGAATTCCAGTGCCTGCGGAGCACCGGAATCCTAAATCTATTTTGTGTCTCTTGTTTATCCTTTTGTCTATAATTCGATTGCAAAGATAGGACTTTATTTCCGTATCACCAAACTTTTTCGGTGAAATTTTGAAAATATCCCCCTTTTTCTTTCACATAGTCCATTAATTGGTTAAAAATCTGATTATTGCGCAATATCTCCGGATTGCCCGTCATAATCATCTGCTTCCTGGCACGGGTGATGGCTACGTTCAGCTTGCGGTCGATGATGGCACCATCTTCCACAAAACTGTTGCCGGCAAGGAAGTCGAGCTGCCAGATGTTCTGGATGGTGAAACTGTAGATGATGACGTCGCGCTGACTGCCCTGGTATCGCTCCACGGTATCGATGCTTATCTTCTCCAGTTCCGGGATGCCGAGCTTCTCGATGCCCTTGCGCACCATGGCTATCTGGTTGCGGTAAGGCACGATGACGCCCACCGTCTTCTGGGCATCAAACCGATCGCCGTAGAAACGGTGGATGCGGCGAAGCATATCTACCACGATTTCCGCCTCGTTGGCATTGATCTTGTCTGATACATTCGGCTCCTTGCAGAACTGGGATGGCAGGAAGATCATGCGGTGATTCTTCAGCAGGTCGTCGGTGGCATCGAGCGATGGGAGGGTGTAGGAGAGTTCCGTCTCCAACTGGTGTGGACAAGGCACCGGCTCCAGCTTCTCCCGTCGGTAGAACATCCTGTTGGGGAACTCTGCGATTTCCGGATGCATTCGTCCCTGGCGGCGCAGGATGCCGATGAATTCGCTGCGCTCCTCATGGTCTTCCCAGCGGATCAGACGCTCGAAGAGGGAGTTGCGGCAGTTGGTGAGACAGATGTCCTGCAGGATGCTCATGTCGATGACACCACCTTTCTGGCTGTCGTTGATGGTCGGAATGCCTGAGTCCTTCTCGCTTTGCTGCACCACGGCAGGCAACTGCTTGTAGTCGCCGATGAGGATGAACTTATCCACAGCCGAAAGCAAGCCGA
The Segatella copri DNA segment above includes these coding regions:
- a CDS encoding mannose-1-phosphate guanylyltransferase, translating into MTINDNNNYCVILAGGKGRRLWPCSRSNYPKQFIDFFGVGRTQLQQTFDRMAKIVPADHIYINTNEEYVNLVKEQLPEVSADNILAEPIHRNTAPSMAWANHRISMMNPDACVITTPSDQAIFNEEAFRENVFEGLAFVAENNHFLTMGVKPTRPEPGYGYIQMGDVCSDNIYHVQSFTEKPERDFAKIFMESGEFYWNTGLFLSNVSYLRECFCKILPPVLRDYDKKYPEFSVETENAYMKESFSSYPNISVDFGILEKPSNVCVMRCDFGWADLGTWHSIYEAMQKGEGDNVIVDSDVLMENCSNTVVKVPKGKLAVLNGLDGFIVAESDNVLLVCKKEDSSALVRKYVNEIQMKKGDEFV
- a CDS encoding HIT family protein, with the protein product MASIFSKIAAGEIPSYKCAESDKFYAFLDISPIGKGHTLVIPRKEVDYIFDMEDADLAEFEVFAKKVAKAIKAAFPCKKVAQVVLGLEVPHAHIHLIPMNSEADVNFRKEHLKLSEEEFKEIADKIYTEFKKL
- the greA gene encoding transcription elongation factor GreA, which codes for MAYMSQEGYDKLVAELKELVSVERPKASAAIAEARDKGDLSENSEYDAAKEAQAHLEDKINRIKLTIAEAKIIDTKQLSTDCVQIMSKVEMTNMANKAKMTYTIVSESEANLKEGKISIKTPIAQGLLNKKVGEIAEIKIPRGTINLRIDKISFE